One window from the genome of Paraclostridium sordellii encodes:
- the brnQ gene encoding branched-chain amino acid transport system II carrier protein yields MNNTNKDIIVVGFALFAMFFGAGNLIFPPFLGVISGESWMTGFSGFILADVGLALLAIAAAAKCGGDVNKILDRSGNTLAKIIGVAIMICLGPLLAIPRTAATTFEMGVQPIVGNSISPVIFSIIFFAIVLLLTIRPSKVVDIIGKVLTPALLIALAVLIIKGVVTPLGEISPKTLVDSVFSNGISQGYQTMDALGAVALSTIVIASLHNKGYKENSEKVKLTIKAGIVAGVALCFVYGGLTYLGATISQGYAGVDISTISQTSLIVGITEQLLGYPGKVILGIIVALACLTTAIGLTSATGQYFTKLTNNKLKYEVVVTIVCIFSAIVSNFGVNTIIKVSAPILDMVYPVTILLVITTLFSNKIKNTNIVKGAAYVTLLVSILGVVNSLSSTYGLPIHIPFLSSLPFTKLGFNWIVPAIVGGLLGSLVKTTECSVSPELD; encoded by the coding sequence ATGAACAATACAAACAAAGATATAATTGTAGTAGGATTTGCACTATTCGCGATGTTCTTTGGAGCAGGAAACCTTATATTTCCTCCATTTTTAGGAGTTATATCAGGTGAAAGCTGGATGACAGGTTTCTCAGGATTTATATTAGCAGATGTAGGGTTAGCATTATTAGCAATAGCAGCTGCAGCTAAATGTGGTGGAGATGTCAATAAAATATTAGACAGATCAGGTAATACGTTAGCTAAGATAATTGGAGTTGCCATAATGATATGCCTAGGGCCATTATTAGCAATACCTAGAACAGCAGCTACAACATTTGAGATGGGGGTTCAACCTATAGTTGGAAACTCAATATCTCCAGTGATATTCTCTATAATATTCTTTGCTATAGTATTATTACTTACTATTAGACCTTCTAAGGTTGTTGATATAATAGGTAAAGTATTAACACCAGCACTTTTAATAGCGTTAGCAGTTTTAATAATAAAGGGAGTTGTTACACCATTAGGAGAAATAAGTCCAAAGACTTTAGTTGATAGTGTATTCTCAAATGGGATTTCACAAGGATATCAAACAATGGATGCATTAGGAGCAGTTGCACTTTCAACTATAGTAATAGCATCTCTTCATAATAAAGGATACAAAGAAAATTCAGAGAAGGTTAAATTAACTATAAAAGCTGGTATAGTAGCTGGAGTTGCTCTTTGTTTTGTATACGGAGGACTTACTTACTTAGGAGCTACAATATCTCAAGGATATGCTGGAGTAGATATAAGTACAATATCTCAAACGTCTTTAATAGTTGGTATAACAGAACAATTACTTGGATATCCAGGAAAGGTTATATTAGGTATAATTGTTGCACTAGCTTGTTTAACAACTGCTATAGGATTAACTTCAGCAACAGGACAATACTTTACAAAACTTACTAACAATAAATTAAAATATGAAGTAGTAGTTACAATAGTATGTATATTCAGTGCCATAGTATCTAATTTCGGAGTAAATACTATAATAAAAGTTTCAGCACCTATATTAGATATGGTTTACCCTGTAACGATACTATTAGTAATAACAACTTTATTCTCAAATAAAATTAAAAATACAAATATAGTTAAGGGTGCAGCATATGTAACATTATTGGTTAGTATACTAGGAGTTGTAAATTCACTATCTAGTACTTATGGATTACCAATACACATACCATTCTTAAGTTCATTACCATTTACAAAATTAGGATTTAACTGGATAGTTCCTGCAATAGTAGGAGGTTTACTTGGAAGTCTTGTTAAGACTACTGAATGTAGTGTAAGTCCAGAGTTAGATTAA
- the rplS gene encoding 50S ribosomal protein L19 codes for MNEILRSLEQEQLKNDVPNFGPGDTVKVHVRIVEGKRERIQIFEGVVLKRQGGGARETFTVRKISFNVGVERTFPVHSPKLEKIEVTRKGKVRRAKLNYLRGRVGKAAKIKEAR; via the coding sequence ATGAACGAAATATTAAGATCATTAGAGCAAGAGCAATTAAAGAACGATGTTCCTAACTTTGGACCTGGGGACACTGTAAAAGTACACGTTAGAATAGTTGAAGGAAAAAGAGAAAGAATACAAATATTCGAAGGTGTTGTATTAAAGAGACAAGGTGGAGGAGCTAGAGAAACTTTCACTGTAAGAAAAATATCTTTCAACGTTGGAGTAGAAAGAACATTCCCTGTTCATTCTCCAAAATTAGAGAAGATAGAAGTAACTAGAAAAGGTAAAGTAAGAAGAGCTAAACTAAACTACTTAAGAGGTAGAGTAGGTAAAGCTGCTAAGATAAAAGAAGCTAGATAA
- a CDS encoding KH domain-containing protein, whose product MKELVLDIAKALVDNPEAVEVEETFNGDETILKLKVAQDDMGKVIGKQGRIAKAIRTVIKSASNRDHKKVTLEII is encoded by the coding sequence ATGAAAGAGCTAGTACTAGATATAGCAAAGGCTCTTGTCGATAATCCAGAGGCAGTTGAAGTAGAGGAAACTTTTAACGGAGATGAAACAATTCTAAAGTTAAAAGTTGCTCAAGATGACATGGGTAAGGTTATCGGTAAGCAGGGTAGAATAGCTAAAGCTATAAGAACTGTTATAAAATCTGCTTCAAATAGAGACCACAAAAAGGTTACTCTTGAAATAATATAA
- the ylqF gene encoding ribosome biogenesis GTPase YlqF, which translates to MKIQRMTDEYLRDDSLHINWYPGHMKKTKELVKNNLKLVDVVVELLDARIPLSSRNPDIDKFVGDKPRVVVLNKSDISDPSKLNQWVDYYKKRGIKAIPVDTLKGKGVNKIIEECKNETKEKMEALVKKGRIERPIRIMIVGIPNVGKSSLINKLTGRKSTQTGDRPGVTKGKQWVKLRGNLELLDTPGILWPKFEDEEVALKLAFCRAIKDEVLDVDTLGLKLIEKLMEIEPEKLKERYKLDHLGETPIDTMEMIGVKRGLILRKNELDYTRIATTVLNEFRDGKIGRITLETPKEMIID; encoded by the coding sequence ATGAAAATACAAAGAATGACAGATGAATATTTGAGAGATGACAGTTTACATATAAACTGGTATCCAGGACATATGAAAAAAACTAAAGAATTAGTAAAAAATAATTTAAAATTAGTCGATGTTGTAGTAGAGCTTTTAGATGCGAGAATTCCACTTAGTAGTAGAAATCCTGATATTGATAAGTTTGTTGGAGACAAGCCAAGAGTTGTAGTTTTAAATAAAAGTGATATATCAGATCCAAGTAAACTAAATCAATGGGTAGATTATTACAAAAAAAGAGGTATAAAAGCAATACCTGTAGATACTTTAAAAGGTAAGGGTGTTAATAAAATAATAGAAGAATGTAAGAATGAAACTAAAGAAAAGATGGAAGCTTTGGTTAAAAAGGGAAGAATAGAAAGACCTATAAGAATAATGATAGTTGGAATACCAAACGTAGGTAAATCTTCTCTAATAAATAAACTTACAGGAAGAAAAAGTACTCAAACTGGAGATAGACCAGGTGTTACTAAAGGTAAACAATGGGTTAAACTAAGAGGAAACTTAGAGTTACTAGATACGCCAGGTATACTATGGCCTAAATTTGAAGATGAAGAAGTTGCATTAAAGTTAGCTTTTTGTAGAGCTATAAAAGATGAAGTTTTAGATGTAGATACATTAGGTCTTAAATTAATTGAAAAGTTAATGGAAATTGAGCCTGAAAAGTTAAAAGAAAGATATAAGTTAGATCATTTAGGAGAAACTCCTATAGATACAATGGAAATGATTGGAGTTAAAAGAGGATTAATACTTAGAAAGAATGAACTTGATTATACTAGAATCGCTACAACAGTATTAAATGAGTTTAGAGATGGTAAAATAGGAAGAATTACTTTAGAAACTCCTAAAGAAATGATTATAGATTAA
- the ftsY gene encoding signal recognition particle-docking protein FtsY, with the protein MFKKLFNFGKKKEEDILKEEQNREDNEEVVEAVEFKIEESKPEEIIEEIVEKEEIINENIPEAEAEAEAEAEAEAEAEAEAEAEAEAEAEGTGLFARLKAGLTKAKQGITDKIDAVLNSYTTIDEDLLEELEEILITADVGVNTTMEMIDRLRDAIKSKGLTDPLSVRDELKTIISDMLGEEDSKLDVEQGPSIILMVGVNGVGKTTTIGKLANRYTKEGKRVILAAGDTFRAAAIEQLEVWANRSNVDIIKHQEGADPGAVIFDAVKAAKARKADILICDTAGRLHNKTNLMNELGKVFKIVDREYPEAKKEVLLVVDATTGQNAVSQAKTFKEVADITGIVLTKLDGTAKGGVVLAVKSEVDVPVKLIGVGEQVQDLQDFNSKAFIDALFGN; encoded by the coding sequence ATGTTTAAAAAGCTATTTAATTTTGGTAAGAAAAAAGAAGAAGATATATTAAAAGAAGAACAAAACAGAGAAGATAATGAAGAAGTAGTTGAAGCTGTTGAGTTTAAAATAGAGGAATCAAAACCAGAAGAAATAATAGAAGAAATAGTTGAAAAAGAAGAAATTATAAATGAAAATATTCCAGAAGCAGAAGCAGAAGCAGAAGCAGAAGCAGAAGCAGAAGCAGAAGCAGAAGCAGAAGCAGAAGCAGAAGCAGAAGCAGAAGCAGAAGGTACTGGTTTATTTGCAAGACTTAAAGCTGGTCTTACAAAAGCAAAACAAGGTATAACAGACAAAATAGATGCAGTTTTAAATTCATACACTACTATTGATGAAGACTTATTAGAAGAACTTGAAGAGATATTAATAACTGCAGATGTTGGTGTAAACACAACAATGGAAATGATTGATAGATTAAGGGATGCTATAAAATCTAAAGGTTTAACTGATCCGTTATCAGTAAGAGATGAATTAAAGACTATAATTTCAGATATGCTAGGAGAAGAAGACTCAAAATTAGATGTAGAACAAGGCCCAAGTATAATACTTATGGTAGGAGTTAATGGTGTTGGAAAAACTACAACTATAGGAAAGCTTGCAAATAGATATACTAAAGAAGGCAAAAGAGTAATACTTGCAGCAGGAGATACATTTAGAGCTGCGGCAATAGAGCAATTAGAGGTATGGGCAAATAGAAGTAATGTTGATATAATTAAACATCAAGAGGGTGCTGATCCTGGAGCTGTAATATTTGATGCTGTAAAAGCTGCTAAAGCTAGAAAAGCAGATATATTAATTTGTGATACAGCAGGAAGACTTCATAATAAGACAAACTTAATGAATGAGTTAGGAAAAGTATTTAAAATCGTAGATAGGGAATATCCAGAAGCTAAAAAAGAAGTTTTATTAGTTGTAGATGCCACTACTGGTCAAAATGCAGTTTCTCAAGCTAAGACATTTAAAGAAGTTGCAGATATTACAGGCATAGTATTAACTAAACTAGACGGTACTGCCAAAGGTGGAGTAGTTTTAGCTGTAAAATCTGAAGTTGACGTTCCAGTAAAACTTATAGGTGTTGGAGAGCAAGTACAAGACTTACAAGATTTTAATTCAAAAGCATTTATAGATGCATTATTTGGGAACTAA
- the rimM gene encoding ribosome maturation factor RimM (Essential for efficient processing of 16S rRNA), whose amino-acid sequence MESKLTHFKIGQIVKTQGLKGEVRVYSTTDDIYRFDDLNTFYIGKDFNTEYKAERVRYKGNLVIMKIKGIDSVEIAEKLKGKNIYVSREESRELEEDEFFIADMIGMEVYTVDNKYVGTLEDVLQYSANDVYVIKGEGDKEYLIPAVMKFVPEIDMEERKMVIDPIKGMLD is encoded by the coding sequence ATGGAAAGTAAATTAACTCATTTTAAAATAGGACAAATAGTAAAAACACAAGGACTTAAAGGTGAAGTAAGAGTTTACTCAACAACTGATGATATATATAGATTTGATGATTTAAATACATTTTATATAGGAAAAGACTTTAATACTGAGTATAAAGCTGAAAGAGTTAGATACAAAGGTAATCTAGTTATAATGAAAATAAAAGGTATTGATTCAGTTGAAATAGCTGAGAAGTTAAAAGGAAAAAATATATATGTATCTAGAGAAGAATCTAGAGAACTTGAAGAAGATGAATTCTTTATAGCTGACATGATAGGAATGGAAGTTTATACAGTAGATAATAAATATGTAGGGACTTTAGAAGATGTATTACAATATTCAGCAAATGATGTATATGTTATAAAAGGTGAAGGCGATAAAGAATACCTTATACCTGCTGTTATGAAATTTGTACCTGAAATAGATATGGAAGAAAGAAAAATGGTAATAGACCCAATAAAGGGAATGTTAGACTAA
- the rpsP gene encoding 30S ribosomal protein S16, producing the protein MAVKIRLKRMGSNKKPFYRIVVADSRSPRDGKFIEEIGFYNPISQPKQVKINDEKAVKWLGCGAQPTDTVKTLLVNNGVMEKFEASKQAK; encoded by the coding sequence ATGGCAGTTAAAATAAGATTAAAAAGAATGGGATCTAACAAAAAACCTTTCTACAGAATAGTAGTAGCAGATTCTAGATCTCCAAGAGATGGAAAATTCATAGAAGAAATAGGATTCTACAATCCAATTTCTCAACCAAAGCAAGTTAAAATAAACGATGAGAAAGCTGTTAAATGGTTAGGATGTGGAGCACAACCAACTGATACAGTTAAGACTTTATTAGTTAACAACGGAGTAATGGAAAAGTTCGAAGCTTCTAAACAAGCTAAGTAA
- the ylxM gene encoding YlxM family DNA-binding protein — translation MNLEKLVEIGLLFEQYKMLLTDKQREIVSLYYNEDYSLGEISENLNVSRQGIYDTLKRSEKILKDYEDKLGLVKKSKERENITQDIYDKVVDIKQDLLQNRDCANLIPKLENIEDLCREMLK, via the coding sequence ATGAATTTAGAAAAATTAGTAGAGATTGGGTTGTTATTTGAACAATACAAGATGCTTCTAACTGATAAACAAAGAGAAATAGTATCTCTTTATTATAATGAAGATTACTCTCTTGGTGAAATCAGTGAAAATTTAAATGTATCTAGACAAGGTATATATGATACACTTAAACGTTCTGAAAAAATATTAAAAGATTATGAAGATAAATTAGGCTTAGTTAAAAAGTCAAAAGAACGTGAAAATATTACACAAGACATATATGATAAAGTTGTTGACATTAAACAAGATTTATTGCAAAATAGAGATTGTGCTAATTTAATCCCTAAGTTAGAAAATATAGAAGATTTATGTAGGGAGATGTTAAAATGA
- the ffh gene encoding signal recognition particle protein has protein sequence MIFEGLADKLQGALGKLKSKGKLTEKDVKEAMREVKLALLEADVNFKVVKDFVKKVQERAVGQEVMESLTPAQHVIKIVNEELTSLMGDVQSKIMISPKPPTVIMMVGLQGAGKTTTSGKLGGYFKKQGKKPLLVACDIYRPAAIKQLQVVGEKLDIPVFSMGDKESPVNIAKAGYNHALKNNNDLVIIDTAGRLHIDETLMDELKNIKSEIKPHEILLVVDSMTGQDAVNVAESFNEALGVDGVVLTKLDGDTRGGAALSIRAVTQKPIKFIGMGEKLDDLEPFHPDRMASRILGMGDILSLIEKAQENIDLEKAKELESKIKKQELDFEDFLEQMEQIQKMGPLNKVLEMIPGMGQVKDQLGDIDMNNKEIVKTKAIVQSMTIEERRNPSILNASRKKRIARGSGTSVQDVNRLIKQFGEMKKMMKMFTGTQKSMKKRGGFAGLPFFK, from the coding sequence ATGATATTTGAAGGATTAGCAGATAAACTACAGGGCGCTTTAGGTAAATTAAAATCTAAAGGTAAGCTTACTGAAAAAGATGTTAAAGAGGCTATGAGAGAAGTTAAACTTGCTTTATTAGAAGCAGATGTTAACTTTAAAGTAGTTAAAGACTTTGTTAAAAAAGTTCAAGAAAGAGCTGTAGGTCAAGAAGTTATGGAAAGCTTGACACCAGCACAACATGTTATAAAGATTGTTAATGAAGAACTTACAAGTTTAATGGGTGACGTTCAAAGTAAAATAATGATATCACCAAAACCACCAACAGTTATAATGATGGTAGGTCTTCAAGGTGCAGGTAAAACAACTACATCTGGTAAACTTGGAGGATACTTTAAAAAGCAAGGTAAGAAGCCTTTATTAGTGGCTTGTGATATATATAGACCTGCAGCGATTAAACAATTACAAGTTGTAGGAGAGAAATTAGATATACCAGTATTTAGTATGGGAGATAAAGAGAGTCCTGTAAATATTGCTAAGGCTGGATATAATCATGCATTAAAAAATAATAACGATTTAGTTATAATAGATACAGCTGGTAGACTTCATATAGACGAGACTTTAATGGATGAGTTAAAAAATATTAAATCAGAAATTAAACCTCATGAAATATTATTAGTTGTTGACTCTATGACAGGACAAGATGCAGTAAATGTTGCAGAAAGCTTTAATGAAGCTCTTGGAGTAGATGGAGTTGTATTAACAAAACTAGATGGTGATACAAGAGGTGGGGCAGCACTTTCAATAAGAGCTGTAACACAAAAACCTATAAAATTTATAGGTATGGGAGAAAAGCTAGATGACTTAGAGCCTTTCCATCCAGATAGAATGGCATCTAGAATATTAGGTATGGGAGATATCCTAAGCTTAATAGAAAAGGCTCAAGAAAATATAGATTTAGAAAAAGCTAAGGAATTAGAAAGCAAAATCAAAAAGCAAGAACTTGATTTTGAAGATTTCTTAGAACAAATGGAACAAATTCAAAAAATGGGTCCTCTTAATAAAGTTCTTGAAATGATACCAGGTATGGGTCAAGTAAAAGATCAACTTGGGGACATAGATATGAATAATAAAGAAATTGTTAAGACTAAGGCAATAGTTCAGTCAATGACAATAGAAGAAAGAAGAAATCCTAGTATACTAAATGCGTCTAGAAAGAAAAGAATAGCAAGAGGTAGTGGTACTAGTGTTCAAGATGTAAACAGACTTATAAAGCAGTTTGGTGAAATGAAAAAGATGATGAAGATGTTTACAGGAACTCAAAAAAGCATGAAGAAAAGGGGAGGCTTTGCCGGTTTACCTTTCTTTAAATAA
- the trmD gene encoding tRNA (guanosine(37)-N1)-methyltransferase TrmD codes for MRFHIMTLFPEIFNSYMSESIMKRAVEKGIIEVNIYNIRDFSTNKHKKVDDYPFGGGAGMVMTPQPIYDTYKYIVDKFNIEEPRVIYLTPKGKVHNQEIATEMSSYEDIILLCGHYEGIDQRIIDSIVTDEISIGDYVLTGGELPALILIDSISRLIPGVLNQNESFEEESFKDNLLEYPHYTRPREFMGMEVPEVLLSGNHKKIDEWRHDKSIEITKERRPDLYKKACK; via the coding sequence ATGAGATTTCATATAATGACTTTATTCCCAGAAATATTTAACTCATATATGAGCGAAAGTATAATGAAAAGAGCTGTAGAAAAGGGAATTATAGAAGTGAATATTTATAATATAAGAGATTTTTCTACAAATAAGCATAAAAAGGTAGATGATTACCCTTTTGGAGGGGGAGCAGGAATGGTTATGACTCCTCAACCTATATATGATACATATAAGTATATAGTAGATAAGTTTAATATAGAAGAACCTAGAGTTATATATTTAACACCTAAAGGAAAGGTACATAATCAAGAAATAGCTACAGAAATGTCAAGTTATGAAGATATAATACTTTTATGTGGACACTATGAAGGTATTGATCAAAGAATAATTGATTCTATAGTAACAGATGAAATTTCTATAGGAGATTATGTACTAACTGGAGGAGAACTTCCAGCTCTTATACTTATAGACTCTATATCAAGGCTTATACCAGGCGTTTTAAATCAAAATGAATCTTTCGAAGAGGAATCCTTCAAAGATAATTTATTAGAATATCCTCATTACACTAGACCTAGAGAGTTTATGGGAATGGAAGTTCCAGAGGTTTTACTATCTGGAAATCATAAGAAAATAGATGAGTGGAGACATGATAAATCTATTGAAATAACTAAAGAAAGACGTCCTGATTTATACAAAAAAGCTTGTAAATAA